DNA sequence from the Betaproteobacteria bacterium genome:
ACGAAAAGCGGCCGTGATCGTCAGCGCAGACCGAGCACGTCCTGCATGTCATACAGCCCGGCGGGTTGCGCGGCCAGCCAGCGCGCGGCGCGCAGCGCGCCCTGGGCGAAGGTGGCGCGGCTCGACGCCCGGTGCGTGATCTCGACGCGCTCGCCGATGCCGGCAAAGAGCACCGTGTGATCGCCCACGATGTCGCCGCCGCGCACGGTGGCAAAGCCGATGGTCGAGGGATTGCGCTCGCCGGTGACCCCTTCGCGCCCATACACTGCGCAGTTCCCGAGATCGCGGCCGAGCGCCGCGGCGACGACCTCGCCCATGCGCAGTGCCGTGCCCGAAGGCGCGTCCACCTTGTGCCGGTGATGCGCCTCGACGATCTCGATGTCGTAGCCTTCGGCGAGCACGTGCGCAGCCGTGTCGAGCAGCTTGAAGATGAGGTTCACGCCGACGCTCATGTTCGGAGCGGCGACGATCCCGATGCGCTGCGACACATCGGCCAGTCGTTTCCGTTGCTGCTCGGTGAGCCCGGTCGTGCCGACCACCATCTTCACCTTGAGCACGTCGCATGCGGCGAGATGCGCGAGGGTTCCTTCCGGGCGCGTGAAGTCGATCAGCACATCGGCGGCGGCGAGCGTACGCTCGATGTCGTCGTTGATCGTGACGCCGCACGGTGCGCCGATGAGTTCGCCCGCGTCACGCCCGAGAAAAGGACTGCCCGGCCGCTCGAGCGCGCCGGTGATGCGCGCACCGGGCGCCTGTGCCACGGTTTCGAGCAGCATCCGGCCCATGCGGCCGGAAGCCCCGGCAATGACGATGCGCAGCATCAGCCTGGATCCCGTCGAGAAACCCGATCGTCTAGCGCGGCGCAGCGACCGGCGCGCCGCCGTCGTCCACCCCGAGCACCTTTTTCACGCCGGAGGTCACCGAGTCCGTGATCGACTCGCCCTCGGCGGGCGGCGGAGGCGGTTTCGCCTTGCTGCTCTTGGGACGGGGGGTCGCCGCT
Encoded proteins:
- the dapB gene encoding 4-hydroxy-tetrahydrodipicolinate reductase, with translation MLRIVIAGASGRMGRMLLETVAQAPGARITGALERPGSPFLGRDAGELIGAPCGVTINDDIERTLAAADVLIDFTRPEGTLAHLAACDVLKVKMVVGTTGLTEQQRKRLADVSQRIGIVAAPNMSVGVNLIFKLLDTAAHVLAEGYDIEIVEAHHRHKVDAPSGTALRMGEVVAAALGRDLGNCAVYGREGVTGERNPSTIGFATVRGGDIVGDHTVLFAGIGERVEITHRASSRATFAQGALRAARWLAAQPAGLYDMQDVLGLR